Proteins from a single region of Centropristis striata isolate RG_2023a ecotype Rhode Island chromosome 9, C.striata_1.0, whole genome shotgun sequence:
- the calr gene encoding calreticulin translates to MTALSLLLMAVSAASVLAESNVYLREQFEDGDAWKSRWVESKHKSDYGNLVLSAGKFYGDAEKDKGLQTSQDARFYASSARFADFSNQGEPLVIQFTVKHEQSIDCGGGYIKLFPSSLNQEDMHGDSVYNIMFGPDICGPGTKKVHVIFNYKGKNHLINKDIRCKDDEYSHLYTLIVNPDNTYEVKIDNKKVESGNLEDDWDFLPPKKIKDPEAKKPEDWDDREKIPDPDDKKPEDWDKPENIPDPDAKKPDDWDEEMDGEWEPPMVANPDYKGEWKPREINNPAYKGKWVHPEIDNPEYTADSDIYKYDSIGVIGLDLWQVKSGTIFDNFLITNDPNLAEEVGNDIWGKTKDAEKKMKEGQEEEERKKREEEDKQRKDEPKEEDEEEEEKDEEEEEEEDEGEEEEGEEQEEEEEDDEGTDSKLKDEL, encoded by the exons ATGACAGCCCTGTCGCTGCTTTTGATGGCCGTGTCGGCCGCATCTGTCCTGGCTGAGTCCAATGTGTATCTCCGAGAGCAATTTGAAGATGGGG ATGCCTGGAAGAGTCGCTGGGTGGAATCCAAGCACAAGTCAGACTACGGCAACCTCGTCCTCAGTGCAGGGAAGTTCtatggagatgcagagaaagacAAAG GTCTGCAGACGAGCCAGGACGCCCGCTTCTACGCCTCGTCAGCCCGTTTTGCTGACTTCAGCAACCAAGGCGAGCCTCTGGTCATCCAGTTCACTGTGAAACACGAGCAGAGCATTGACTGTGGTGGAGGCTACATTAAACTGTTCCCCTCCAGCCTCAACCAGGAGGACATGCACGGAGACTCCGTTTACAACATCATGTTTG GTCCTGACATTTGCGGTCCCGGCACAAAGAAGGTTCACGTCATCTTCAACTACAAAGGCAAGAACCATCTAATTAACAAGGACATCAGATGCAAG GATGACGAGTACTCCCACTTGTATACGCTGATTGTGAACCCTGACAACACTTACGAGGTCAAGATCGACAATAAGAAGGTCGAGTCCGGCAATCTGGAGGATGACTGGGACTTCCTGCCTCCCAAAAAAATTAAGGACCCCGAAGCCAAAAAGCCAGAGGACTGGGATGACCGGGAGAAGATACCCGACCCTGATGATAAGAAACCAGAG GACTGGGACAAGCCCGAGAACATCCCAGATCCTGATGCCAAGAAGCCTGATGACTGGGATGAAGAGATGGATGGAGAGTGGGAGCCACCGATGGTTGCTAACCCTGACTACAAG GGAGAGTGGAAGCCCAGAGAGATCAACAATCCTGCATACAAGGGCAAGTGGGTCCACCCTGAGATTGACAATCCGGAGTACACGGCAGATTCTGACATCTATAAATACGACAGCATCGGCGTGATTGGACTCGACTTGTGGCAG GTCAAGTCTGGTACCATCTTTGATAACTTCCTGATCACCAACGACCCAAATCTGGCAGAGGAAGTAGGCAACGACATATGGGGTAAAACTAAG GACGCCGAGAAGAAGATGAAGGAAGgccaagaggaggaggagagaaagaaacgTGAGGAAGAGGACAAGCAGAGGAAAGATGAGCCAaaggaggaagacgaggaggaagaggagaaagatgaggaggaagaggaggaggaagatgaaggagaggaggaggagggagaagagcaggaggaggaagaagaggacgaTGAAGGCACAGACTCTAAACTCAAGGATGAGTTATAA